The following coding sequences are from one Bos taurus isolate L1 Dominette 01449 registration number 42190680 breed Hereford chromosome 26, ARS-UCD2.0, whole genome shotgun sequence window:
- the NKX1-2 gene encoding NK1 transcription factor-related protein 2: MLAWQDGGAKAAPSHHKISFSVLDILDPQKFTRAALPAVRPAPREAKKSLAEAEARKDASRDPIPQREAPDAAGHGAGLASPLEGSEAEEAEEEDEDVEDARRRRGERAAHLQAGLTLSPEARAAASAAGESGAGGLAGSPGSPRPRRRRAEPNSSKPRRARTAFTYEQLVALENKFRATRYLSVCERLNLALSLSLTETQVKIWFQNRRTKWKKQNPGAEGAAQAGGGAPQPGTAAASGGAGGSPGPPGPGAHPFQTFPSYSAANVLFPAAASFPLTAAGGSFTPFLGHSYLTPFYAPHL; encoded by the exons ATGCTGGCATGGCAGGACGGCGGGGCCAAGGCGGCTCCCTCCCACCACAAGATCTCCTTCTCGGTTCTGGATATCTTGGACCCGCAGAAATTCACCCGCGCTGCGCTCCCAGCCGTGCGTCCGGCTCCCCGGGAAGCCAAGAAAAGTTTGGCAGAGGCCGAAGCAAGGAAGGACGCCAGCCGGGACCCGATACCGCAGCGAGAGGCGCCTG atGCTGCGGGCCACGGCGCCGGCTTGGCGTCCCCCCTGGAGGGGTCGGAGGCGGAGGAGGCGGAAGAGGAGGACGAGGACGTGGAGGAcgcgcggcggcggcgcggggagCGGGCTGCCCACCTGCAGGCGGGCCTGACACTCTCCCCCGAGGCCCGGGCCGCGGCGTCGGCGGCGGGGGAGAGCGGTGCGGGCGGCCTAGCGGGCTCCCCAGGCTCCCCGCGGCCCAGGCGCCGGCGCGCGGAGCCCAACAGCTCCAAGCCGCGGCGCGCGCGCACCGCCTTCACCTACGAGCAGCTGGTGGCTCTGGAGAACAAGTTCCGGGCCACGCGCTACCTGTCCGTGTGCGAGCGCCTGAACCTCGCGCTCTCGCTCAGCCTCACTGAGACACAGGTCAAAATTTGGTTCCAGAACCGCAGGACCAAGTGGAAGAAGCAGAACCCCGGCGCCGAAGGTGCGGCGCAGGCGGGAGGTGGCGCGCCCCAGCCCGGGACTGCGGCGGCGAGCGGCGGCGCGGGGGGCAGCCCAGGTCCGCCGGGCCCGGGCGCGCATCCTTTCCAGACTTTCCCCTCCTACTCGGCGGCCAATGTCCTCTTCCCGGCCGCCGCCTCCTTCCCTCTGACGGCCGCCGGGGGCTCCTTCACGCCCTTCCTCGGGCACTCCTACCTGACCCCTTTCTACGCCCCGCATCTGTGA